One stretch of candidate division KSB1 bacterium DNA includes these proteins:
- a CDS encoding phosphotransferase, with protein MEQLARLFQKTYGHEPSSIVQLKGDGSDRHIFRLADEERTVIGIWSEDHALNVAFLEFSRHFARHGLRVPAIYAEDLSRGVYLEEDLGDWTLFDWMVALREKEGFSPRIVDMYRKVLEDLPLFQIVAGASIDYDLCHQHREFGEESMAWDLHYFRHRFLEVFYKGPLDFTKLEEDFRRLRVFLLEEPRKYFMYRDFQSRNIMVVEGKPYYIDYQSGRRGALQYDVASLLYDAKANVPETTRMELLAHYLDKVQQYEKVDPQRFVHYFYGFVLIRMMQAFGAYGYLSVVKGKKHFFKSVPFAIRNLEILLEKDLPILAQLPELRKVCEGLVSDPELRGM; from the coding sequence ATGGAGCAGCTTGCCCGACTTTTTCAAAAAACCTATGGACATGAGCCATCCTCCATTGTCCAATTGAAAGGGGACGGCTCTGATCGGCACATCTTTCGCCTCGCGGACGAGGAACGAACAGTGATCGGCATCTGGAGCGAGGACCACGCACTCAACGTAGCCTTCCTGGAGTTCAGCCGCCATTTTGCGCGACATGGGCTCCGCGTGCCCGCAATCTATGCGGAGGATCTCTCGCGGGGAGTCTACCTGGAAGAAGACCTCGGGGACTGGACTCTGTTCGACTGGATGGTCGCCCTGCGCGAAAAAGAGGGATTCTCGCCGCGCATTGTGGACATGTACCGCAAGGTGCTTGAGGACCTCCCCTTGTTTCAGATCGTCGCAGGCGCCAGCATCGATTATGATCTCTGCCACCAACACCGTGAGTTCGGCGAAGAATCGATGGCGTGGGACCTCCACTATTTCCGCCATCGGTTCCTTGAGGTCTTTTACAAAGGCCCATTGGACTTTACCAAGCTGGAGGAGGACTTTCGTCGACTGCGTGTGTTTCTTCTCGAGGAGCCCCGCAAGTATTTCATGTACAGAGATTTTCAATCGCGCAACATTATGGTTGTGGAGGGGAAACCCTACTACATAGACTACCAGTCCGGGAGGCGAGGAGCGCTCCAATACGACGTGGCTTCGCTTCTCTATGATGCCAAAGCCAATGTTCCTGAGACCACGCGGATGGAGCTATTGGCTCACTACCTGGATAAGGTTCAGCAATACGAAAAGGTGGACCCTCAGCGCTTCGTCCACTACTTCTACGGGTTTGTGCTCATTAGAATGATGCAGGCCTTCGGCGCGTACGGCTATCTCAGTGTGGTCAAGGGGAAGAAGCATTTCTTTAAGAGCGTGCCCTTTGCCATTCGAAACTTGGAGATCCTCCTGGAGAAGGATTTGCCCATTTTGGCGCAGCTTCCCGAGTTGCGGAAAGTCTGCGAAGGACTCGTCAGCGACCCGGAGCTACGGGGCATGTGA